The window GTTTCTTCCACCAGGGAACAGACTTTAAATACCAGTTACAGATACAGGTCCTCTATAGTTAAAGCTCTCCAGTGAAACTATAGACACACCTTGCAAGTCTAGACAGATAGGAAGGTACTAGTTTAAAAATTCAGTCTAAAAAAAGACTGTGCTATAGCTATCTTTTTAGCAAATTAGTACTTAACAAATTTACTCTGGTTTACAAACAGAATATGGAGGGTGGAGGCCTAGTGgcatgttgatttttttttttttaatctagcctttcaaaaagtaattaaaatcaTGGTGGTGGGGAGGGCAATTACCTTTTATCCTTAATTGTACTATTAGAATGAGCTTCCTTTTTACAAGTGTAGTGATTTTGATACCTTGTGACTCCTGAATTTGTTGGAGTAACAGACTTTTCTCAGTGTAGTGGTATTTCAAAAAGAGTCAAATCCTGACACTGACATTCCCTTGAATAAtgtgggttttattttagtttGCAAGTGCAAcgaggttttggtttttttctttttaaggctTAATCATTTCAGATTAAATATTATTGCAACTTCAACTAATACCATCACAATTATCTTATGCCTTTATGAGTTAGTATCATCTAGATGCCTGATTTTGAATGTATACCATTTCATACTGAATAttacaggagaaggaaaaaaaccatgaaGAATTATTATGCACAGTTGGCTGGTTTTAAgctctaaattttaaaatatcaaggacaataaaaatatttatttttataagctTGCATCCAGTAAGAAACTTGAAGCTAGCGGTTATTATTGATGCTTACAATTTTGGGTCTGACTTAATTAATGACTAGGTTACTATATTTAAATATAGcacattaaattttaaatatgtttgtTCATTGATCAGTACAGttgtaaaaaaaatcagaatgaaaaTTTTTTGAAGTACAAgcttaaatacaaaaaaaattacaggggataatatcagggaaaaaaagttagTGTCATGTTCAGAGTTTGGTGATATGTTTAAACTATACATACTTTTCTAAAACAGAATTCTTCCAACATTTTCTGCTCATGCAATTGGTTTCAGTAAAACATTTGAACTAGGTGTTAACTATCTCTTGATAGTTGCTATCCAGCATAAGGATTTTGTATTTAATTGAATACCTGTATTAATTTCTACCATGgaaaattttcagcttttcagtATAAATGATTGATTAGGTAAGTAGTGACATtagttttaataatttttaagaaatttatTAAATAGTTAAAGTAgtatttttaagggttttttttttagttaataCATTTGAGAACAACTGCTCAGCAGTCCTTTGATATAGGCCTACCCTGTTTTAAGGATATTTAAAGGATATTAGCTTTTATCTTGGAAATTACTTTTTCCAGTGGTGAttatctctttttctgtttaaggaatctgtgtgtgtgcacacacgtGTGTGTTTAATATATTGTAATGAAGAGCTTGTGATGCACCACtgcagcttttttaaaaattgaaagggAAAATTTTACCTGCAAAGAGCACTAGactattttttccattttctgttagCTTGTcaagttttctttaaatatagaaattaaaatgtctttagAAATATCTTTAAGTGTATCCTGAAGAGCACTCAGTACACTTGGGTATTTAAATATCAAAGAGTGGAATTCAGGAGAGATGGATCCATTCTTTCCTCTGCCACAACCTTGAACCTCACTCATTCTCAGTGCCCCAGTTAGTGAAATGAGAGTGATACCAAGCTTGCCAGGTTCTTGGTGAGGTTTGCTTTCATTAATAGTTAAGATAGTTTGAAATACCAGAAAGTTAACATTGTTGTAATTATAGTTAGGCTCAAGAAGCTGtatttcaaattattctttttgtctttaattttttcattattatttttcttaatggtAGTTTAGTGCTATCACTGATAAGATGCACATCATTGCTAGTGACACTTGCAAGTATGATTGAATACTGCAAATAGAACAGAACTGTTTTGTAAACATCAGGTTTTTAGGCTTGAGTTTAACCGTTATAGCAAACATTAGATGTGGTATTTTACtgtaatttatattttgttttgatttgttttcattttcagttcaaGCTCAACAGCTGATGCAAATTCAGAGGAAACAGCTAatttggaaaaaggaaaatcaacaTTAAACAAAGTTTTGGAGTCTTTTTGTTCATATCACTGGCAACAGACTTTGGCTATGTTAAAATTCCTATTACAGGATGAAAATGTTTCTATAGTTTGCAGTTGCAAGCAAACACATTTGGTCCACTCTGAAACTCCCAGTTCCCTTACTGAAGAGGACGTTCACGTTCCATTTTGCAGTTGCAATGGACACATGCTGACAAAAAGGTGCTGTTTACAAAATCAAAGGCCAAACACTTGTTTACCACCTCTGTCTGTTTGTATTAAAGATTTCCATTCTTTGTCATGCCAAGCTGTAGCAATTGGATGTATTAAGACAATGGTGAACAAAGCATGTAGTTCTCCTAAGTATTGTGCTGAGCAGTTGCAAAATTATAACAGGCATtctgtgaaagcagcagcatgTACATACTCAGCTAAGGACTGTGACCTCTTAAGCAGCATTAAAAATTCAAACAGATCTCGCAGTCCATCGCCACCTCCACTATCACCTGTACACAGTAAAGAATTTGAATTGTCAGAAGGAATGGTTATGGACTTTCCAACTTTAGACAACAACAAGCTTGAAATATCCATCAACCAGCCTCCATCCCTCTTGCCAGCTGAAGGAAGCAAAGGAGAGTTTGAGTATAAGGGTAAAACATGCGAAGGAAAAGAGATTGATTATTCAGATGGAGCACTGGGATCAGCAGACCAGGAAAGCAATGATGGTTATATGAACTCTGAGAAAGGTGAACATTCTGCAATTTTTCAAGATTTAATGGACCGCATTAATGAGAAGTTGAAATCAATAGACACTACAGATCTAGCCACAAATCTTGTAAAACTTTCTAGCAGTGACAGGGCACCAGAAAATGATGTCAAATTAGGAGACTTCATAACTTCTCTTTTGCATAATGCTAAGGCAAGTGATTACAGCTTTATGGAATTACTTCGTCAACATGATAAAcaagtggaaaataaaattattcagacAAGATTTCGCAAGCGTCAGGAAACTTTATTTGCAACGTATAATTCTCCTGACTCACCAGTCATTCGACGACAGTCCTTGCAAATCAAGAGGGAGCTTGCAAGCCTTGATGAAACTCTTGTACGAAAAAAGTCAATTTCTGAGAGAAATGCAAAGAGATCtacaaaaaaaattgataaaatgCATCCAAGTAAAAGACATAGTTTTACTGTAATAGGAGATGAGACTTTGCAACATCTTGAAAGTAATCCATGCACGAATTGCCAAACCAAACCAATGTGCTTTCCAGTACACCAAACAGAGTCTTTCAATCTACCTCTTACTAATTTTCAGACCAGCTCCAGCTTTTTAGTTCTTTCAGAAAACAGTGCTATTGCAGCCAGCCAAGCAAAACTCCCAAATACACAAGGAGATTGTGCAACCTTAAAAGAGACTGGTCAGATTCCTCTGAAGGATGAGAGTAATGAAATCTTGGGTAGAACTAAACGTAACATTGTGCCTCCTGGGTGGTACTCTGTGTATGTAACAAACAATATCATGTTTAGAAAGTCATCCAGTACAAAAAAGTCCTTGAAAAGtttggaaaaaatgagaataaataaaaatcttcatGCTGAAAGATGCAGTGACATAAATATAAGCAAAATTGTAAGAGACACAAATCTGCAAGTTGTTGTGGAGCGTTTAGAAGATACAATAAACTTATCCAGGAAGACTAGCAACTCATTGTTGGATAGTTACAAAATGAGCCAAAAATTAAAAGGCAATGCTTATGAACAGGTTATGAACTCAGCTCCTAGAAGGGGCTTACCTTTCACTCTGAGCGAAATGGGATGCACAGGACAAACCTTCCTTCCACATTCACATGTGCCAAGCAGCAGTAAAATCAAAGCAATTTGTGTTGCATCAAACACGCAAGAAACTGTTATAGATCAAGAAATTAATGACGGCCTTTTGAAATCTCTGACCTTTAACTCAAGCAGTTCAGCTTCCGGTAGCGGGGACTTGCATGTAACTTCTGAAGCCGGGGAGATCCCGTCTCCCTTAAACTACTCTAGCCCTATTAAGCTTATGTTTGTCTCAGAAGTTAACAGTCATGAAGGAGTCAAGTACACGTTGACATCTGCAGCTGCATCTACTAAGGGAAGCACAGATCTTTGTTTGTTTCAGGGGCACACAAACGCTTTGTTAGATAAACAGGCCACAGGTGACCTTTCACAAGCAGTCTGTGTCAAGGGTTGTGATTGCAGTGAAAATGATACTAAGGAGAGGTCAAGCTGCGTTTATGCAGAAGCTCTTACAAGCTCTTGTCCAGTTGGTCAAATTAACATAAATGACTCAAAAAAAAATGATGAAGTTGTGGAGAAATCAAGCAGTAGCAGTGAATtagttttcaaaagaaaacctGGTAGACCAAAGAAAATAGGTCCTCAAGTAGTTAAGCAGGTTAAGAGACCAATTGGACGGCCTCCTAAACCAAAAGTAGACATGAGTGGAAGCACAAAACCTAAACCTGAACTTAGCTGTGGTGGTAAAAGCCTCAAGTCTGATGCAGCAGCAATGGAAGAAGttaacagcaacaaaaatattACTGTGACAGTTGTTTTTGGAAGGTCAAGAAGAACTAAGAGACATGTTTCTGAAGGTAATCTAAATCTCATCAGCATTCTGCCCACACAACGCATTGATTCTAATTTTGCCAATGATCCCAGCAAAGCAAGGCACAATGCAGAAACTGGAAGTGCTTTGACTGAAACAGTAAAAGCCTTCCAGAATCCTTCTGCTGAAAAGGAGGTCTCTGGTTATGACTATGTCAGGCCTATCAAGGGTAATCTGGCATCACCACATCCTTGCAGCAATGTTATACGGCAGATTAAGAAACCATTAACCACTGTTCGAAAACCTGGCAGGCcagcaaaagtaaaaatttCCGGCATATCAGTGACTGTCAGTAGACTTTCAcctcaggaaagaaaagtgagCATCAGCAATAGTTTGCCTCCTTTACAACAGCAGAATGTGTTAGAGAAAAGCAcatcacaggaaagaaaaaatcaacTGTGCAATAATATGGGTCAAGTAAAGAACATGCAGAAAGATTCTAGAGAGGATGGATCACACAGTGTTACTACAGCAGTGTCAAGAAAACGTGAAATTCCATCGAGACACTCTGCTAGAGACAGAAAACCTTCACTGCATTTTTTGCATTCACTAGCATCTTCTAGTCCATTCACTTGTAGAAGTGCCTTACTACATAAATCTTACAAGCTTCATTTGAAAAAAGCTAAAGAGCGAAAGGAAAAACTTACACAATCAAGTCAGTGCACAGCATCCAGGGATACCTCAGAACAGAGAAATCCAGGAAATGCTAAAAAGGATCTTAAGGATGGTGGATTCGGGCCCATTAATGAGGTATCATCAGATCCCATTTTTTCGTCAAATCCCTCTCTCAGGTGGTGGCCTACTTCCACTTCAAGCGACACCTTGTTGGAAGAACTAAACAATAGATTTGAACAGATGACTAATACTTGGTTGAGAGTGGGGGGAAGTGAGTTTGACAAATGTGTATGTGAAAAAAGAGATCCCATTGAACGAGACTGTAATACTGAAATGTCGGACCCTTTAGACTCCTGCCTTGTAGGACTTGAAACATCACctataaaaatgcttttccagaAAAAGTGTAATATGAATGAACTCTGCACCTGGTTTATGCAAACTACAGAAACGCAGTCTCTCTCTCTTGTGAGAAAGGCAAATGCTCGCAATCCCTTAGAAGTAGTTAGTACTAAAGAGATAAAGATGGAAACTAAACAATCTGATCCTAGCACTTGCCCTTTCAGAAAGCACTTTAAAAAGTTTGCACTATCCTCCCCTTCAAAACCAGCAGGGAAATTGCAAATATTACATAATATGGTGAGGTCTCCAGTCTTAAGCATGAAAAGTAATTTCACTTTAGccagattaaaaagaaatgaatttAAGAAGTTGCAGCGTGATAGGtgggaacaaacaaaaaagctctATAATCAGGCTCCTGGAGGCTGgaaatcaaaaaagaaaaatctgcagtTGTTTTGCCAAAGCCAATTGTTTAAGAGTACGAGTGGGGGAGCCAATGATGAAACACCCAagctgcaggagaaaaatgCAGTAGAAATCCAGCCCACTCAGACTTTGGTAGAGTCTCAGAATAGCCTCTTGCCAACTGAAAATGAAACCAGAGATGCATTTGTTGAACAGATGATGGGATTGTCTGACTTTAACCCACATCCTGGTTTAGCAAATATACTTAAGTCACATTCAGAGGCAAATGGAACAATTCATTGCCAGCAAAATGttagaaaagaacaaaatcaagATAAACTGTTTCAAAATACTTGGAAAGCCAAAACCTTTAAAGACTGTAGGatatttctgagaaaaatcAACCATATTGAGCAGCACAATTCACTTAAATTAAATAATGTCATTTATTCTCCTGAAGCTGTCGACAGTAAAAGCACTCAGGCCtatatggaagaaaaaagacatcCTCTTTTAAGGTCCCATTCTACTAAACAAAATACattaaagaaacaagaaaatgaagTGGAAACATCTAAAGGATCTAATTCTTCTAAAGTGATTGAAAAGCTGGATGGCCAGtttcacagcagaaaattaAGTAGTGGTGTAAACCAGGACGATAATCCTGCTGGTAGTTCTGAAGGTCTTACTAgaataaacaaaaggaaaagtccACAATGGGAGACCACTGACACAAATTTAAGAAAAAGGCATAAGAGACAGTCATGCAGTAGTGGACAAATGGCACCTTATTACCCAAAGTACCAAGTAGGTAAGTTCTTGTTCCCCACTTCATCTTAAAATTGAAATCCTAAAGAATTGGAGAAGTCAAACAACTAAGCACTTTTTTGTTTATTGCATGTTactcattttaatttcagacaAGTCATGAAATCAAACATTGCATAACATCAGAATAATTCAGAAagtgcaattttaaaatgtttataatGTTTTGCACCACTCTTTCAGCTCTGATAAGCTAACCAATATAGTTTAGAAAGACAAGAAGTCAAGTTCTGGCATTGTGAAGTCAGTCACAACTGGCTGTTGACTTCAAAGGACTTTCATTCCATTGTGTAGTTTCTCATAGTGTGAGGAGGAATAAGCTATAAAATAAAGCATAAATTCAGTGCATTAGCATATAGCTGGTTTTAAAAAACTCATTGGATGATTGCTGTTACAAATCTGTAATAGTTTTGTAATTTTACAGTAAAATATAGTATTTTGTACTTCTGAAAATTATTCAGTCGGAGACTCAGTTTAGTATCCTTTCCATGCCAAATGAAATCTGCTGACTAAGGGGTTTGCACATTGAATCCTTACACagcaatttaaaatgcaaaattatttttcacaagAACAATATACAGTTACTCTGCTAAATACTTTGGCTTGGAATCTTTTTAGGCTAGtgtgaaattaaatattttttttaagatagaTATTTATACATACATTGTAATAAAACTGTGATCTCAAAAAGGCCATTATATTACGTAGAAAGAGGACATATTTCTTAATTATTTCATAATTATTTCTTCTGATGGGTGAAGAGATATCCTTAAACAGAAGTCTTAACTCATTTCAACAAAATTACTAAGGTGTGAAATCCTCGCCAAGTAAAATGCAACTCCTGCAATGTGATTTAAGTTACTGTCTTTGTAGAAACAATATTGTATTAGCTAATCTGATATATTGGCCAAATATAAAAACCTTATTCAAAATATCAGGTCAAAATTTTAGGTTCTCCTTTGTAGTCTATCTTTTAGAAAAGGATCTCTGATAATAAATGGAAAGGTTAATTTAAGTTGTAATATAAACAATATAATGGCTCTTGTATGCTTCATTTCTTTTGTACTTCATGTGATATATAGAATTCTTCTTATTAAGCTCATTCAGTATAACCCTGCTTTTTCCAAAGTACAGCATTTTCTAATCTATGGACTACTCTTTTGTATTTTGATTCATTGATCTAGGGCCAAGCTCAACATAAATAACTTGTTTTTAAGAAGTTCAAACTTTGACACAAAATTGctgtaaaaaaaacaaactaggAAAGGAGAGGATAGAATATACCCATTTCTATATTACAAACAAAGAAAGAGCTCTCTCATACTTGTAACTCGTTGAGAAAATGTTACATTCCAATTCTATTTATCTGtaaatgttttgtttctatGTAATGCAAGACCTATTACTGTGATATGGTCTCATGTTAGTTTTAATTGGGACTCAATTTTATCTACCTGATAACTTTCATCCTTTAGTTTTGGATTTTCAGGAAATCTGATAACTATTTTGATATTTTACATTACTTCATTTGcagtttttgttattttcccttttactcATGGTTTCTCATATCAGTCATTGTCTTCAGAAAAGCTACGATAGGAAATTATTTGATAAAGGAAATGTTAAAAGACAAAGAATGATGATTCTGGAATTGTCTCCACACTTGTAACCCCACATCTTTCTTAGGGGTACTATTGCACTATCAGAGGATTGTCTGATATTGGAAGGATGTCTTGTTTTGCTGTGTTGATTCAACATTGTGTACTTTCTGCACCAGCCAAGGAAatcatacaaatatttttagtcTAATATAGCTACTCCCTAAAAAGAAGCAACATGATTTCTAGCTGTGCATGCATGTGACTCCAAACCTAATTCCTGCATCTGGGAGTTAAATGCACATGAAAACATCATCTTTCGTTCATATGTTCTTTGGATTGTATTTTTGTTTATGTGGTATCATAAATTATATCATTGTTCTGTTGTCATGCTTGAAATGTTGCTATAGACACATTTATGGTCAGTATTTGAAGTTTTTCTTAAACTTGGGGTCTTACCAAATGTTCTTCAAGAGAGAGATGTGATGCTGTCTTATTGTGAAACAATGTGGCAGGTGGGCAGAATGTTGTTACCAAATTTTTTATGTACTCTTGGTTTTTTCATTAGCATGTGCAAGCAGGAATAAACAATTGAATTCTTACAGCTCGAGGTAGTGTCCATCAACCAGAACTAGCCATGCACTcattgcagcagcagaaaagagTTAATTGTGTTTTCTCATTGCCTGTTGTATTCAAGATAAGGTGGCTGGTAGATACATGGGTCCATTTGATGTTTGTTTACACTTCTGAACTGTTGCTTCCACAAAGCATTTGATGTGTTGAGGGGCAGTTCCCTTTTACTCTAAATCCATCTTCTGGCAATTGTCATTTCTTTAGTAACACTGAAATGCTATTATTCTCCATTGTGCAAAGAAAATTACATAAGCATGTTTTTAGGaaagcatttgttttcttttcacaagAATAATTCACTTGTAACACTGAAGGTCACATTAACATGCTTTGGACTTGGGCAAAAGGTTTCAAGGAAGCCAagctaaaatacaaaaaactaGTAATCCAACAATAAAACTGGAATATGTTATATACTCCATTTTACAATCTTACAATGTActgagtattttaaaaatctgcttcAGAGGGTGTGAACTTCATACAGATAGGAAAGAGACTGTGAACCTTCTACAGTAGCAGGCAGGGCTGACATCACAGACCTATGCTCTTGCCCTTCATATCAGGGTAGGAATTTGTattcaaaagcttttaaaaattgatttctaTCACTTAAAGTTAGGATATTTTCATCTAACACgaactttttaattttcacccttatattttcatttttcttcaagtGGTCTGGAGTTTTAGAACAGATCTATTGGTTTTGTCAGCAGAGAATATGacttttcaattttaattttttattatgtttgAATATGGTTTTTATATTCTACCTTAATGAAATCAAGTTTGTGCAGTACTTGAAAAGAGAATTTGCTAATTTTTGTGGTCATTTCAAAGTTGGCTGCAAGAGTGAAGAATCATAACTATGAAAACTTTGGTGTTGTGAGTCTAATTGGTCTCTTCATTTGTGCACATAAAATAACATCTGTATTAATATTACAGACAAACATTTTCTTAACTTCCATTACTATAAGTTTAAGTTACTTAGTTACTTTAAGTAACTTTAAGTAACCAAGTAACTTCAAGTATACTTTAAGTTACAGTATAAGTTACTATAAGCAAAAAAATTGGGAGATTTTTGTGAAGCTTTTTTTACACATCTGTGTTAGAATGGCTTTAATATTCCAGTATTGTTGCTTATTTGTCTCATAGTGCAATCCAGTGATAATAAAGCTACAAATGGGGATCACTTCCTTTCTACTGTGAATGACCTAGTGACAGACAAGATTGGTTTTAGCAGGTTGTTCAGCTTTCATGAATGAACACATTTTACACTCCTAATGAGtgacaaatttaaaatattgggTTAGGAAAAGTGCAGAGGAGACAGAGTAACAGTCATCAAATCTGTTGTTTTTAAGAAGACTCTTTTCACAAAGGCTTTTCATCAGAGGGTTACTTGGCTCTAAAATAAATTTCACCTGTGATGCAGAGTAAGCAGAAAGAAATTTGCATACCTGTAGTTGCCAGCCAAGAAGTTACCTTTTCACAGGCAGACATAAACCAAGGAGCATTAATAGAAATACAAGAAGAATATGAGATGAATGACTGTTCACAGTAAGTGGGCCATTTTTAATGCAGAAGTGTAAAAGCAGAAAGGTACACTTGATATATAGATGTCTGTACATGTGTAGTAAATCCTTCCTCATGTAATGAACTTAATGGAGTCTGCCTCATTCCCCATGATGGAACAGCACAGCTCCCATGCCACAGTCTAATGCTCCATTTTGGTTTACACTCTGGGATTCTACTTGCCAAATTACATACtcttcattccttttctttttctctcatcaGGTGAGATCTAGTGTGGGGTGTGTAGGGTTTGGGTGCTGTTCAGTTTTATTTAAACTGTGGTTATTTGCATATTGCCTTAGAGTATGCTGATACTCATCTTCTTTTGAGGGTTCTGAGCTAAGGATTTTTACTCTTGCTTCTTTGAATAATGGACTTTTTTAAAGAACTTGGCTCTGAGGTCTTCAAATTTCTTTACCTGCTAGGATATGTAGTTTTCTGTAGCTTAGTACCATGATCATTAAGCCTTTGTGTAGGATTCATATACCCAGTTTTATACCTAAGCTGGGGtgattttttcatcattttattcagtattttttaactgtctggttttaattttacCTCTTCAAAAACTGAGAAACTCTTAGTCATATTTTCCTATTTGTCCTTGGTCCTAAAGAAATGGCTagatttttcagctttctttggGGAACTGGTAATACTAAATAAATATAGACAATCTTCTGTCTTTCTTTGAAAGCCTTTTACTAGAAGAGAAAATAGCAGTTTTCCAAGGCCTGCacagtgcttttgaaaatctgACAAGTACatatcttttttaaaatcctctcTTCTGTTGAGAGTTCATGGCCTTAAAGCAGAGCTTCTGTTGCTGTTAGATAGAAAAGGAGGGAAATCAATCAACAGAGCCTGTGAAGAGGTAACCTGTAAATTAAGTATTCATGTAGTCTGACCATGACCAGAGCAGATTAATTTTGCTGAGACAATTCCACATTTTGGTGTTGAAAATAGTTCAAGAGAGATGCTGTAATTCATAGAGGCCTGTGTACTGTCCCTTAGTTTGCATTTCTCTATTGTTGATATGCTAAAGCTagtgctgcttttctg is drawn from Haemorhous mexicanus isolate bHaeMex1 chromosome 4, bHaeMex1.pri, whole genome shotgun sequence and contains these coding sequences:
- the LCORL gene encoding ligand-dependent nuclear receptor corepressor-like protein isoform X1, producing MEKGTEGMAAAAPAPPAAASQCRSPRCTAERRGVRRELDSWRHRLMHCVGFESILEGLYGPRLRRDLSLFEDCEPEELTDWSMDEKCSFCNLHKETASDRASVFGSSQSTPTEELSSQGQSNTDKIECQAENYLNALFRKKDLPQNCDPNIPLVAQELMKKMIRQFAIEYISKSSKIQENRNGSSFEPSLMCKSIQMNQTENSLQEEQDSPLDLTVNRTQEQNTQQGDGVLDLSTKKSARLEEPKYDPLCSENSVSGSSSTADANSEETANLEKGKSTLNKVLESFCSYHWQQTLAMLKFLLQDENVSIVCSCKQTHLVHSETPSSLTEEDVHVPFCSCNGHMLTKRCCLQNQRPNTCLPPLSVCIKDFHSLSCQAVAIGCIKTMVNKACSSPKYCAEQLQNYNRHSVKAAACTYSAKDCDLLSSIKNSNRSRSPSPPPLSPVHSKEFELSEGMVMDFPTLDNNKLEISINQPPSLLPAEGSKGEFEYKGKTCEGKEIDYSDGALGSADQESNDGYMNSEKGEHSAIFQDLMDRINEKLKSIDTTDLATNLVKLSSSDRAPENDVKLGDFITSLLHNAKASDYSFMELLRQHDKQVENKIIQTRFRKRQETLFATYNSPDSPVIRRQSLQIKRELASLDETLVRKKSISERNAKRSTKKIDKMHPSKRHSFTVIGDETLQHLESNPCTNCQTKPMCFPVHQTESFNLPLTNFQTSSSFLVLSENSAIAASQAKLPNTQGDCATLKETGQIPLKDESNEILGRTKRNIVPPGWYSVYVTNNIMFRKSSSTKKSLKSLEKMRINKNLHAERCSDINISKIVRDTNLQVVVERLEDTINLSRKTSNSLLDSYKMSQKLKGNAYEQVMNSAPRRGLPFTLSEMGCTGQTFLPHSHVPSSSKIKAICVASNTQETVIDQEINDGLLKSLTFNSSSSASGSGDLHVTSEAGEIPSPLNYSSPIKLMFVSEVNSHEGVKYTLTSAAASTKGSTDLCLFQGHTNALLDKQATGDLSQAVCVKGCDCSENDTKERSSCVYAEALTSSCPVGQININDSKKNDEVVEKSSSSSELVFKRKPGRPKKIGPQVVKQVKRPIGRPPKPKVDMSGSTKPKPELSCGGKSLKSDAAAMEEVNSNKNITVTVVFGRSRRTKRHVSEGNLNLISILPTQRIDSNFANDPSKARHNAETGSALTETVKAFQNPSAEKEVSGYDYVRPIKGNLASPHPCSNVIRQIKKPLTTVRKPGRPAKVKISGISVTVSRLSPQERKVSISNSLPPLQQQNVLEKSTSQERKNQLCNNMGQVKNMQKDSREDGSHSVTTAVSRKREIPSRHSARDRKPSLHFLHSLASSSPFTCRSALLHKSYKLHLKKAKERKEKLTQSSQCTASRDTSEQRNPGNAKKDLKDGGFGPINEVSSDPIFSSNPSLRWWPTSTSSDTLLEELNNRFEQMTNTWLRVGGSEFDKCVCEKRDPIERDCNTEMSDPLDSCLVGLETSPIKMLFQKKCNMNELCTWFMQTTETQSLSLVRKANARNPLEVVSTKEIKMETKQSDPSTCPFRKHFKKFALSSPSKPAGKLQILHNMVRSPVLSMKSNFTLARLKRNEFKKLQRDRWEQTKKLYNQAPGGWKSKKKNLQLFCQSQLFKSTSGGANDETPKLQEKNAVEIQPTQTLVESQNSLLPTENETRDAFVEQMMGLSDFNPHPGLANILKSHSEANGTIHCQQNVRKEQNQDKLFQNTWKAKTFKDCRIFLRKINHIEQHNSLKLNNVIYSPEAVDSKSTQAYMEEKRHPLLRSHSTKQNTLKKQENEVETSKGSNSSKVIEKLDGQFHSRKLSSGVNQDDNPAGSSEGLTRINKRKSPQWETTDTNLRKRHKRQSCSSGQMAPYYPKYQVGKFLFPTSS
- the LCORL gene encoding ligand-dependent nuclear receptor corepressor-like protein isoform X2: MEKGTEGMAAAAPAPPAAASQCRSPRCTAERRGVRRELDSWRHRLMHCVGFESILEGLYGPRLRRDLSLFEDCEPEELTDWSMDEKCSFCNLHKETASDRASVFGSSQSTPTEELSSQGQSNTDKIECQAENYLNALFRKKDLPQNCDPNIPLVAQELMKKMIRQFAIEYISKSSKIQENRNGSSFEPSLMCKSIQMNQTENSLQEEQDSPLDLTVNRTQEQNTQQGDGVLDLSTKKSARLEEPKYDPLCSENSVSGSSSTADANSEETANLEKGKSTLNKVLESFCSYHWQQTLAMLKFLLQDENVSIVCSCKQTHLVHSETPSSLTEEDVHVPFCSCNGHMLTKRCCLQNQRPNTCLPPLSVCIKDFHSLSCQAVAIGCIKTMVNKACSSPKYCAEQLQNYNRHSVKAAACTYSAKDCDLLSSIKNSNRSRSPSPPPLSPVHSKEFELSEGMVMDFPTLDNNKLEISINQPPSLLPAEGSKGEFEYKGKTCEGKEIDYSDGALGSADQESNDGYMNSEKGEHSAIFQDLMDRINEKLKSIDTTDLATNLVKLSSSDRAPENDVKLGDFITSLLHNAKASDYSFMELLRQHDKQVENKIIQTRFRKRQETLFATYNSPDSPVIRRQSLQIKRELASLDETLVRKKSISERNAKRSTKKIDKMHPSKRHSFTVIGDETLQHLESNPCTNCQTKPMCFPVHQTESFNLPLTNFQTSSSFLVLSENSAIAASQAKLPNTQGDCATLKETGQIPLKDESNEILGRTKRNIVPPGWYSVYVTNNIMFRKSSSTKKSLKSLEKMRINKNLHAERCSDINISKIVRDTNLQVVVERLEDTINLSRKTSNSLLDSYKMSQKLKGNAYEQVMNSAPRRGLPFTLSEMGCTGQTFLPHSHVPSSSKIKAICVASNTQETVIDQEINDGLLKSLTFNSSSSASGSGDLHVTSEAGEIPSPLNYSSPIKLMFVSEVNSHEGVKYTLTSAAASTKGSTDLCLFQGHTNALLDKQATGDLSQAVCVKGCDCSENDTKERSSCVYAEALTSSCPVGQININDSKKNDEVVEKSSSSSELVFKRKPGRPKKIGPQVVKQVKRPIGRPPKPKVDMSGSTKPKPELSCGGKSLKSDAAAMEEVNSNKNITVTVVFGRSRRTKRHVSEGNLNLISILPTQRIDSNFANDPSKARHNAETGSALTETVKAFQNPSAEKEVSGYDYVRPIKGNLASPHPCSNVIRQIKKPLTTVRKPGRPAKVKISGISVTVSRLSPQERKVSISNSLPPLQQQNVLEKSTSQERKNQLCNNMGQVKNMQKDSREDGSHSVTTAVSRKREIPSRHSARDRKPSLHFLHSLASSSPFTCRSALLHKSYKLHLKKAKERKEKLTQSSQCTASRDTSEQRNPGNAKKDLKDGGFGPINEVSSDPIFSSNPSLRWWPTSTSSDTLLEELNNRFEQMTNTWLRVGGSEFDKCVCEKRDPIERDCNTEMSDPLDSCLVGLETSPIKMLFQKKCNMNELCTWFMQTTETQSLSLVRKANARNPLEVVSTKEIKMETKQSDPSTCPFRKHFKKFALSSPSKPAGKLQILHNMVRSPVLSMKSNFTLARLKRNEFKKLQRDRWEQTKKLYNQAPGGWKSKKKNLQLFCQSQLFKSTSGGANDETPKLQEKNAVEIQPTQTLVESQNSLLPTENETRDAFVEQMMGLSDFNPHPGLANILKSHSEANGTIHCQQNVRKEQNQDKLFQNTWKAKTFKDCRIFLRKINHIEQHNSLKLNNVIYSPEAVDSKSTQAYMEEKRHPLLRSHSTKQNTLKKQENEVETSKGSNSSKVIEKLDGQFHSRKLSSGVNQDDNPAGSSEGLTRINKRKSPQWETTDTNLRKRHKRQSCSSGQMAPYYPKYQVARYK